The Neodiprion lecontei isolate iyNeoLeco1 chromosome 2, iyNeoLeco1.1, whole genome shotgun sequence genome segment TGAATGATTTACCAATTTACTACGAAtgttttgaacaattttcatttatgaataattgtaCAGACAAGCGTACATatgttatatatgtattatattctGACCTTTAATACGTTAACTGAGACCTATTTACAATCAACCTTATCGCAGCAATACGACATTGTGTAGGTCcattctgaaacaaaaaaattcattatttatcttATATTGAATATGCAAGGTGTAGAAAGGCTATTGCTACAGCAAATGTTTCATTGTAATGATTATTACCattgaattataaattaatttacgatgattatatttaaataattattatcaggTAAATTAATTACCAGAAATAATGATGCTtacataaaagaaaaaaaaaatcatgaaaatggAATCAAATgtgttcttattttttttccatgcaCTTAATAAAACttcattataatatgtatttacTTCTGATTGGTTGTAATCACgcgaaacaaagaaataaaaacggtGTTTTCTCTCTATGATGTGAAACGTGCTTGCCTGCCAAACTTGTAGAGGCTGTCTGTACTGTCTTTGCAAATATATTAAGATCGGCTTCAAGATTGGAAACCAGTGTATGAACAAAGTTTGAATTGTTgtaggaaaaatatttccaaaatctCAATTTTTGTACAACATTTAAAAGTATCGTTTCGCAAATTATTAAATCTTCAAACCATGTAGTTTAATCAAAAGATCACACATCATTATGGAGGCAATGAATTTCAAACCAGAAGGCTCTGTAATATCCATACATCCGCTAATCATTACAAAAAAAGACTCTAATCGAGTTCCAAAGATATCGGAGAGAATTTATCGGCCTGGAGTACTGGAAGGTAACTGGTTCGAAGACTCTGCACCAGTGACACCGGTGGCAAAGGACCAATGGGCTAGTTTATGTGAAACTAGTTACCGACCATACAAGACCGAACTATTGACAAGACCCAAGTTTGAGGCATGGAAGCAAAGAATATCAACTCAGGTATTTGACAGAAAAGTATTATAATTAGTTTGGAGTATTTTGTTACTAATAATGAAAAGTTATTGCTAATAATTACCcagatatttttacttttcatcacaAGTTACTTTTACTACTAATCATTTGCAATATTGACATTCATACTGTTTGAAATAAGGGAATTGGAGCTAGACTGTTGATCGACCACCACGGAACAAAGTATCATAATAATTGGACAACGACTAATGATCTGAGTTTCAAAATATTACCACAAGGACAGGATAGACCTTTGCGTAGAACATTTAGTGCACGGTAAATATAGCATAatagattttcaataaaaatatagaatcATTTATTCATAACACAGATGCAAAGAATGGCTACCTGCTCAAGACTATGCTAAAGTCTATGGTAATATGACAAAATATGGGTTGGCTGAATTCATGAGACATAAATGGTTTATTGAAAGTAAGCCGACACGCCCTTGGCGCActaattatcaagatgattttCCTAATTATGAGAATGCATCATCTGTTCGGTAACTAGATTTTTTGTGGCAGTGCTTTTGCTATTTAACACTAGCATATAGATGACTTAAAAACttgttaataattttgtaaagttTTCTCAAGCCGAAAGCATCTTTGAATGAGCCGGACTTGAGACACTTAGGCTTCGATCTATCAGCTCCCCATCAATCCTGTCCAATAGCGTTCAAGATCGAGAGTTCACTGCCGTACCTTCAGAATGTGTTGATTGAAGAAAAGGCAGTAGCCCAATGCTAGAGATTTGATTTGCAATTGATACTTCACTTCACTTGTtaaaaaagacaagaaaaacGAATATTACAAACAGATATTACTCTGTGtaatatatttggatattATACAAACATGTGTATCTTTGCTTGtgtacgttttttttatataaagtaatttgatgattttataGTATTCTGAT includes the following:
- the LOC124293069 gene encoding uncharacterized protein LOC124293069 — translated: MEAMNFKPEGSVISIHPLIITKKDSNRVPKISERIYRPGVLEGNWFEDSAPVTPVAKDQWASLCETSYRPYKTELLTRPKFEAWKQRISTQGIGARLLIDHHGTKYHNNWTTTNDLSFKILPQGQDRPLRRTFSARCKEWLPAQDYAKVYGNMTKYGLAEFMRHKWFIESKPTRPWRTNYQDDFPNYENASSVR